The following is a genomic window from Mesorhizobium shangrilense.
AGGACAAGCTCAACGCCAGCGGCCTCAGCCTCTCCGGCGGCCAGCAGCAGCGGCTCTGCATCGCCCGCACCGTGGCGGTGAAGCCGGAAGTCATCCTGCTCGACGAGCCGGCCTCGGCGCTCGATCCGCTGTCGACCGCCAAGATCGAGGAGCTGATCGACGAATTGCAAGCCGACTACACGATCGTCATCGTCACCCATAACATGCAGCAGGCAGCACGCGTGTCGAAGCAGACCGCCTTCATGTATCTGGGCGAACTGGTCGAGTTCGACCGCACCGAGAAGATCTTCACGTCGCCCCGCGAGAAGCGCACCCAGGACTACATCACCGGCCGCTTCGGCTGAGCTCAGGCATACGAGGGACTAAGATCATGAGCGAACACACAGTCGCTGCTTTCGACGAGGATCTCGGACAGATCAGCAGGCTCATCAGCGACATGGGCGATCTCGCCGGCTCGATGGTCGGTGGCGCGACCAAGGCATTGCTGAATTCCGACAACGCACTGGCACAGCGCGTCGTTTCCGATGACGCCATCATGGATGCGCGTCAGCGCGAGCTCGACGACCGCGCCATCACGCTGATCGCCAAGCGGCAGCCGATGGCCGACGACCTGCGTCATGTCGTCGGCTCGATCCGCATGGCCGGCGATCTCGAACGCATCGGCGACCTTGCCAAGAACATCGCCAAGCGTGTCGGCACAGTCGGCCTCAGCGTCACTCCGCGCGACCTGTCGCATTCGATCGACGGCATGGCGCAGCTGGTGCTGATCCAGGTGCAGGGCGTTATCGAGGAATACGCGGCACGCGATGCGGCCGCACTGGCCAAGCTGCGGGCCGACGACGAACGCATCGACGTCAAGTACACGTCGGTGTTCCGCGAATTGCTGACCTACATGATGGAAGACCCGCGCAACATCACCGCGTGTACGCATCTTCTGTTCTGCGCCAAGAATCTCGAGCGCATCGGCGACCACGTGACCAACATCGCTGAAAATGCGTACTATGTTCTGACCGGCACGCAGCTGCCCGCCAATCGCCCGAAGCAGGACGAGACGGCGATGTCCGTGCCGGCGGCATGACAGGGGTGACCAGCCGATGATCGCGCCACGTATCATGGTGGTGGAGGATGAGGAGCCGTTGGGGGTGCTGCTCCGCTACAATCTCGAATCCGAAGGCTATCAGGTCGAGGTGGTGACGCGCGGCGACGAGGCCGAGATCCGGCTGCAGGAGAACGTTCCCGACCTGCTGGTGCTGGACTGGATGGTGCCGGCGGTGTCGGGCATCGAACTCTGCCGCAGGTTGCGGATGCGCTCCGAAACCGAACGGCTGCCGATCATCATGCTGACCGCGCGTGGCGAAGAGAGCGACCGGGTACGTGGCCTGTCCACCGGCGCCGACGACTATCTGGTCAAGCCGTTCTCGACGCCGGAATTCATGGCCAGGGTCAAGGCATTGCTGCGCCGCGCGAAGCCGGAAGTCCTGTCCAGCGTGTTGAAGGTCGGCGATATCGTGCTCGATCGCGAGTCGCACCGGGTCTATCGCAAGAAGAGCGAGATCAGGCTTGGCCCGACCGAATTCCGCCTGCTTGAATTCATGATGCGCCACCCGGGCCGGGTGTTCTCGCGCAGCCAGCTGCTCGACAATGTCTGGGGCGAGACGATCTATATCGACGAGCGTACGGTGGACGTCCACGTCGGCCGGCTGCGCAAGGCGGTCAACAATGGCCGCATGCCCGACGTGATCCGCACCATCCGCGGGGCGGGCTACGCCATACGCGAGGATTGATAGCGAACGGACTCAGGCGACATTCTTGCCGATAGTGCCAGCTCGCGTCTGCGCGCCCGGCGCGAAAATCTCCTGGTCGACGAAGGTCAGCGCGCGCATGGCGCAGCCTTCGCGGATCAGTGGTAGTTCGTTCGGCTCGGTATCGAAGGAAATCGAGGCGGAATGCTGGCCGCCGGCGGTCTGTGCGATGGCCTCGCGCAATGCCGGCTCGATCAGGTCGAAGGCGGCGGCGCTGACGCCGACCATGGCGACCGGGGCGGGGTCGATGAGCGCGAACAGGCTGCCCAGGCCGAAGCCAAGCGCTTCGCCGGCCTTGCGATAGGCTTCGCGCTCCGGGCCGTCCTTTTCGCGCGCCGTGGCCGCCAGTGCGCGCATGTCCGCGTCGCTGACGTCGACCGGCTCGGCGTCCTCGCCCATCTGCTTTGCGTTGCGCCAGATGGCGTAGTTGCCGGCATAGGCCTCGACGCAGCCGCGCCGCCCGCAGCGGCAGAGCGCGCCATTCGGCCGGTGGATCATATGGCCGAACTCACCGCCTGACGAATGCGTGCCGGTGAAAAGCTCGCCTTTCAGAACCAGGCCCATGCCGATGCCGTGCGAAAGCAGGATGGCGATGAAATCGTCGCGATAACGCTCCGGATCGCGCCAGCGCAGCGCCACTGCCATCATGTTGCAGTCGTTCTCCATGGTGGCGGGGATGCCGAACTCGCGCTCCAGTATGTCGGCGAAAGCGATGTTGGTCTGTGGCGTGATCGGCGACCACAGCATGGCGCGCGCATGGGAATCGGTGATGCCCTGGATCGCCAGCGCGATGCGGGCGATGCTGCGCACGTCGAGGTCAGGATCCTCGAGCCGGCGCCGGACGATGGCTACGCATTCGCCGATCAACTCGTCGCGCGGCAAGGTCAGCGTGTCCAGGCGGCGCTGCTCCTCGGCGATGACCTGTCCAGCATAGTCGATGACGGCAACCGAGAGAAAATTGAGCGACAGCACCACGGTCATCACCGCCGCCGCTTCCGGGTTGAGGCCAAGACCAACCTGCGGCCGGCCTCGCTTCAATGCTCCAGCCTCGCTTGGCTTGCTTTCCGCCAGGATGCCTTCGCCGATCAGATCGGATGAGATCGTCGATATGGTCGAATGGCTAAGCCCGGTGGTCGCCGCGATCTCGGTGCGCGAGGGTTGCCCGGTCCGGCGCACGGCCGCAATCACCATCGCCCGGTTGCGCCGGCGCAAATCGTCGTGACGGATTCCGACCGACATGCTCTTTCACATCCTCCCAGCCGCAGCAGCCTTTCGTGGTCTCGAAGGCCGTCAGCGACACCTGAAGCGCGTCGCGCTCCAGGTTCTTGTTTCCGGCCAAATTCTGGCAGAACCCCACCATCCTGTCATTATTTATTCGGAGCTCGAAAAAAATTCACGGGGACATCAAAATCCATCAGAATCGATGTTGACAGCGTTCCGGTGTTGGATCAGTGTTTTTTCGAGGCTCGAAAAAATGGAGCCTTTGTGCCGGCCCTCGGGTCAGTTTGGTCGCGCCACACGCGGCGCAGGGAGGATAATATGAAAAGATTTACAGCCGCCATCCTGGCGGGTGTCGCCATGTCGCTGACGCTCGTGTCGGTCGCGCAGGCAAAGGGCAAGGTCATCGGCGTTTCCTGGTCGAACTTCCAGGAAGAGCGCTGGAAGACCGATGAGGCCGCCATGAAGAAGGCGATCGAGGCAGCTGGCGACAAGTATATTTCCGCCGATGCGCAGTCCAACCCGGGCAAGCAGCTGACCGACGTCGAAAGCCTGATCTCGCAGGGCGCCAATGCGCTGATCATCCTGGCGCAGGATGCCTCGGCCATCGGCCCGGCCGTGCAGAAGGCGCTGGACGAAGGCATTCCGGTTGTCGGCTATGACCGTCTGATCGAGAACAAGGACGTCTTCTACCTCACCTTCGACAACAAGGAAGTCGGCCGCATGCAGGCCCGCGAAGTGTTCAAGGTGAAGCCGGAAGGCAACTACGTCTTCATCAAGGGCTCGGGCGCCGATCCGAACGCCGACTTCCTGTTCTCGGGTTCGATGGAAGTGCTCAAGGCAGCCATCGACAGCGGCAAGATCAAGAATGTCGGCGAGGCCTACACCGATGGCTGGCTGCCGGCCAACGCCCAGAAGAACATGGAACAGTTCCTGACCGCCAACGACAACAAGGTCGATGCGGTGGTCGCGGCCAATGACGGCACCGCCGGCGGCGTCGTCGCCGCGCTGACGGCGCAGGGCCTGGCTGGAACCGTGCCGGTATCGGGCCAGGACGGCGACCACGCCGCGCTGAACCGTATCGCACTGGGCACGCAGACCGTGTCGGTGTGGAAGGACGCGCGCGAGCTGGGCAAGAATGCCGCCGAGATCGCTTCGCAGCTGGCCGACGGCAAGAAGATGACCGACGTCGCCGGTGAGAAGGACTTCACCACGCCTGGCGGCAACACCGTCAAGTCGTTGTTCCTGACCCCGGTCGCCATCACCAAGGCCAACCTCAACCTCGTCATCGACGCCGGTTGGATCAAGAAGGACGAGGTTTGCGCTGGCGTGGCGGCAGGCACCGTTCCCGCCTGCAACTAAGAGGCAGGACGAACTCTGCTCGATCTCAGCGCCGCGGCTCCAAAAGCCGCGGCGTTTTCTCAAAAAGATTTGTGTTTCCGCCTCGGGCGAGTAGCCTCTAGGCTGGTTTTCGGCATCCGCGTCAGACGGCAAGCCGTTGGGAGGAAATCATGACCGACACAACGTCCACCCCGCAGGCCGATACCGCGCGGGCCTCCGAACTTGGCGCGGTTGCCCGTTTCCTGAAGGCAACGGAGATCGATACACGCATGCTCGGCATGGTCGGCGCGCTGCTGGTCATCTGGATCGGCTTGCACGTCATTTCCAGCATGCGCCTCGGCGTCAATCCGCTCGATTTCGACAGCCGCACGTTTCTCACACCGCGCAATCTCTGGAACCTGTCGGTGCAGACATCCGCCGTCGCCATCATGGCTTGCGGCATGGTGCTGGTCATCGTCATGCGCAACATCGATCTCTCCGTCGGCTCAGCCGAGGGCGTCATCGGCATGGTGATGGGCTTTGCGCAAGTGCATTTCCTGGTGCGGTTTGTCGGCCTCGAACTCGGCAATCCGTGGATCTGGGTCCTGGCGCTGTTGATCGGCCTGGCGCTCGGCTTGTTGATCGGTGCCTTCCAGGGCTTCATCATCGCCTATCTCGAAGTGCCGGCCTTCATCGTGACGCTGGGTGGCCTGCTGATCTGGCGCGGTGCCGCCTGGTGGGTAACCAGCGGCCAGACCGTGGCCCCGCTCGACGCCACCTTCCAGCTGATGGGCGGCGGGCCGGCCGGATCGATCGGCGCGACATGGAGCTGGGTTGTCGGCATCGTCGCCTGTCTTGCCGTGGTGTTCGCGCTGTTCAACGGGCGCGTGCAGCGCAAGCGTTTTCGTTTTCCGTTGCGTCCGATCTGGGCCGAGACATTGCTTGGCGTGGTCACCTGCGCGCTCATCCTGGGCGCGGTCTGGCTTGCCAATTCCTATCCGTGGCCGATCGGCATCGTGAACCGGTACGCGGCGGCCAATAACATCACCGTTCCCGACGGTGGCCTGTTCATCGCCCACGGCATCGCCATTCCAGTGCTGATGGCCGTAGCGGTCGGCCTTATCATGACCTTCATCACCAACCGCACGCGCTTCGGCCGCTATGTCTTCGCCATCGGCGGCAATCCGGAAGCCGCCAACCTCGCCGGCATCAACACGCGCTGGATCACGATGAAGGTGTTCATGATCATGGGCGTGCTGGCGACGATCGCCGCGGCGATCTCGTCGGCCCGGCAGAATTCGTCCACCAACGTGCTTGGAACGCTGGACGAACTGCTGGTCATCGCCGCCGCCGTCATCGGCGGCACGTCGCTGGCCGGCGGCTCGGGAACGATCATCGGCGCCATGCTCGGCGCACTCCTGATGCAGTCGCTGCAGTCCGGCATGGTGCTGCTTGGTGTCGACTCGCCGCTGCAGAGTATCGTCGTCGGCGCCGTGCTAGTCATCGCCGTCTGGCTCGACACTGTTTACCGCAAGCGCGTTTAGGGGAGGCAT
Proteins encoded in this region:
- the phoU gene encoding phosphate signaling complex protein PhoU; the encoded protein is MSEHTVAAFDEDLGQISRLISDMGDLAGSMVGGATKALLNSDNALAQRVVSDDAIMDARQRELDDRAITLIAKRQPMADDLRHVVGSIRMAGDLERIGDLAKNIAKRVGTVGLSVTPRDLSHSIDGMAQLVLIQVQGVIEEYAARDAAALAKLRADDERIDVKYTSVFRELLTYMMEDPRNITACTHLLFCAKNLERIGDHVTNIAENAYYVLTGTQLPANRPKQDETAMSVPAA
- the phoB gene encoding phosphate regulon transcriptional regulator PhoB; this encodes MIAPRIMVVEDEEPLGVLLRYNLESEGYQVEVVTRGDEAEIRLQENVPDLLVLDWMVPAVSGIELCRRLRMRSETERLPIIMLTARGEESDRVRGLSTGADDYLVKPFSTPEFMARVKALLRRAKPEVLSSVLKVGDIVLDRESHRVYRKKSEIRLGPTEFRLLEFMMRHPGRVFSRSQLLDNVWGETIYIDERTVDVHVGRLRKAVNNGRMPDVIRTIRGAGYAIRED
- a CDS encoding ROK family protein, whose translation is MSVGIRHDDLRRRNRAMVIAAVRRTGQPSRTEIAATTGLSHSTISTISSDLIGEGILAESKPSEAGALKRGRPQVGLGLNPEAAAVMTVVLSLNFLSVAVIDYAGQVIAEEQRRLDTLTLPRDELIGECVAIVRRRLEDPDLDVRSIARIALAIQGITDSHARAMLWSPITPQTNIAFADILEREFGIPATMENDCNMMAVALRWRDPERYRDDFIAILLSHGIGMGLVLKGELFTGTHSSGGEFGHMIHRPNGALCRCGRRGCVEAYAGNYAIWRNAKQMGEDAEPVDVSDADMRALAATAREKDGPEREAYRKAGEALGFGLGSLFALIDPAPVAMVGVSAAAFDLIEPALREAIAQTAGGQHSASISFDTEPNELPLIREGCAMRALTFVDQEIFAPGAQTRAGTIGKNVA
- the xylF gene encoding D-xylose ABC transporter substrate-binding protein; the encoded protein is MKRFTAAILAGVAMSLTLVSVAQAKGKVIGVSWSNFQEERWKTDEAAMKKAIEAAGDKYISADAQSNPGKQLTDVESLISQGANALIILAQDASAIGPAVQKALDEGIPVVGYDRLIENKDVFYLTFDNKEVGRMQAREVFKVKPEGNYVFIKGSGADPNADFLFSGSMEVLKAAIDSGKIKNVGEAYTDGWLPANAQKNMEQFLTANDNKVDAVVAANDGTAGGVVAALTAQGLAGTVPVSGQDGDHAALNRIALGTQTVSVWKDARELGKNAAEIASQLADGKKMTDVAGEKDFTTPGGNTVKSLFLTPVAITKANLNLVIDAGWIKKDEVCAGVAAGTVPACN
- a CDS encoding sugar ABC transporter permease, yielding MTDTTSTPQADTARASELGAVARFLKATEIDTRMLGMVGALLVIWIGLHVISSMRLGVNPLDFDSRTFLTPRNLWNLSVQTSAVAIMACGMVLVIVMRNIDLSVGSAEGVIGMVMGFAQVHFLVRFVGLELGNPWIWVLALLIGLALGLLIGAFQGFIIAYLEVPAFIVTLGGLLIWRGAAWWVTSGQTVAPLDATFQLMGGGPAGSIGATWSWVVGIVACLAVVFALFNGRVQRKRFRFPLRPIWAETLLGVVTCALILGAVWLANSYPWPIGIVNRYAAANNITVPDGGLFIAHGIAIPVLMAVAVGLIMTFITNRTRFGRYVFAIGGNPEAANLAGINTRWITMKVFMIMGVLATIAAAISSARQNSSTNVLGTLDELLVIAAAVIGGTSLAGGSGTIIGAMLGALLMQSLQSGMVLLGVDSPLQSIVVGAVLVIAVWLDTVYRKRV